A genomic window from Punica granatum isolate Tunisia-2019 chromosome 2, ASM765513v2, whole genome shotgun sequence includes:
- the LOC116198167 gene encoding putative polyol transporter 1: MAEQKVVVENHQTPAVGDFDGSSKKPPRRNKYAMACGILASMTSVLLGYDVGVMSGANEYIEKDLHVSDSQIEILAGIINMYSLIGSAMAGRTSDWVGRRYTIVIAGAIFFAGALFMGFATNYAFLMFGRFVAGIGVGYALMIAPVYTAEVAPASSRGFLTSFPEVFINTGVLLGYVSNYGFSKLPLHLGWRFMLGVGAIPSILLAVGVLAMPESPRWLVLQGRLGDAKRVLYKTADTKEEAELRLADIKEAAGIPLECDEETVQVPKMKSSGSGVWRELLLHPTPAVRHVLIAGIGIHFFQQASGIDTVVLYSPRIFEKAGITSTDKKLLATVAVGVSKTVCILISTFYLDRLGRRPILLASVGGMVLSLVTLASVLAVINSHPDEKLMWAIVLCIAMVLTFVGSFSMGLGPIAWVYSSEIFPLRLRAQGSGICVAVNRLMSGINSMTFLSLYKAISISGAFFLFASIAAASWVFFFTLLPETRGRTLEDMEVLFGSYHRWRSVAKKLKNNEIRSATGGDGKNNGEVRLAVTGKTENAEG; encoded by the exons ATGGCTGAGCAGAAGGTTGTGGTTGAGAATCACCAGACTCCTGCGGTCGGAGATTTTGATGGCTCTTCGAAGAAACCACCTCGGAGGAACAAATACGCCATGGCCTGTGGTATCCTGGCTTCCATGACTTCAGTCTTACTTGGTTATG ATGTCGGGGTGATGAGTGGAGCAAATGAATACATCGAGAAAGACTTGCATGTCAGCGACTCGCAGATTGAGATCCTCGCGGGCATCATCAACATGTACTCCCTCATTGGATCTGCCATGGCTGGTAGGACTTCCGACTGGGTGGGCCGCCGCTACACGATAGTTATCGCTGGGGCGATCTTCTTTGCTGGGGCCCTATTCATGGGCTTCGCCACGAACTATGCTTTCCTCATGTTTGGACGCTTCGTGGCGGGGATTGGCGTCGGCTACGCCCtcatgatcgcacccgtctaCACGGCCGAGGTTGCCCCCGCTTCATCGCGAGGCTTCCTCACCTCCTTCCCCGAG GTATTCATCAACACCGGTGTGTTGCTAGGGTACGTATCAAACTACGGCTTCTCGAAGCTTCCATTGCACCTGGGATGGCGATTCATGCTCGGGGTCGGAGCCATCCCATCGATACTGCTAGCTGTGGGTGTCCTTGCCATGCCGGAGTCTCCTCGCTGGCTTGTCCTGCAGGGCCGCTTAGGTGATGCCAAGCGGGTCCTCTACAAGACTGCGGATACCAAGGAGGAGGCCGAGCTGAGGCTCGCCGACATCAAGGAAGCCGCCGGCATACCCCTGGAGTGCGATGAGGAAACTGTGCAGGTCCCCAAGATGAAGAGCAGTGGATCCGGCGTGTGGAGGGAGCTGCTACTCCACCCAACACCGGCTGTTCGCCACGTGCTGATTGCTGGCATAGGCATCCACTTCTTCCAGCAGGCATCGGGGATCGACACAGTGGTCCTGTACAGCCCACGGATCTTCGAGAAGGCCGGGATCACGTCAACCGACAAGAAGCTGCTCGCCACTGTGGCGGTTGGAGTCTCCAAGACCGTCTGCATCTTGATTTCGACTTTCTATCTCGACCGGCTTGGGAGGCGGCCCATTCTCCTTGCCAGCGTTGGGGGCATGGTCTTGTCATTGGTGACCCTCGCGTCCGTGCTCGCAGTGATCAACAGCCACCCGGACGAGAAACTGATGTGGGCCATCGTCCTGTGCATCGCCATGGTTCTGACTTTCGTGGGTTCATTCTCAATGGGGCTGGGCCCGATCGCATGGGTCTACAGCTCAGAGATATTCCCGCTGAGGCTGCGAGCCCAGGGATCGGGCATTTGCGTGGCTGTGAACCGTTTAATGAGTGGAATCAACTCTATGACCTTCCTCTCCCTCTATAAGGCCATATCCATCAGTGGggccttcttcctcttcgcATCAATAGCAGCTGCCTCCTGGGTCTTCTTCTTCACTTTGCTGCCCGAGACGCGGGGTCGGACCCTGGAGGACATGGAAGTCCTCTTCGGAAGCTACCACCGGTGGAGATCCGTGGCCAAGAAACTCAAGAACAATGAGATTAGAAGTGCCACTGGCGGagatggaaaaaataatggcGAGGTCCGGTTAGCGGTTACCGGGAAAACCGAGAATGCAGAGGGCTAA
- the LOC116197875 gene encoding putative polyol transporter 1, with protein MAEHKSVVEDPPAPLSMAGPYGGKVSGKPPKRNTYAIACTILASMTSILIGYDGGVMSGVGDYIQKDLHMSDVELEIINGMVNSMSLLGASMAGRTSDYVGRRYTIVIAGAIFSAGAFLMAFATNFAFLLFGRIVAGIGTGYAFMIAPVYTAEVAPASARGFLTSFPEVFINSGVLLAYISNYGFSKLPSHLGWRFMLGLGAIPSVVLAVGVLAMPESPRWLVMQGRLGEARKVLYRTSDSNQEAKERLADIKEAAGIPPERNDDVVQVVKKRSSGSGVWRELLHPTPAVRHILISAVGIQFFQQASGIDTIVLYSPRIFDKAGLKSKDKKLLATVAVGFSKTVCILISTFYLDRIGRRPILLASVGGMVLSLVALASVLEVVNQHPDGQMTWALVMCIAIVLCFVGSFSMGLGPIAWVYSSEIFPLRLRAQGAAIGVVVNRFTSDINSMTFITLYKAITMSSAFYLFASVAAASWVFFYLLLPETRGRTLEDMEVLFGSYHRWRSVAKKLENKRSEAPNANVPCSNNNISTAGPPEKGQETA; from the exons GACTTCCATCTTAATTGGCTATG ATGGGGGCGTGATGAGTGGCGTGGGTGACTACATCCAGAAAGACTTGCATATGAGCGACGTCGAGTTAGAGATTATCAACGGCATGGTCAACAGCATGTCGCTCCTCGGCGCCTCCATGGCAGGTAGGACCTCTGACTATGTAGGCCGCCGCTACACCATAGTCATTGCTGGTGCAATCTTCTCCGCGGGTGCCTTCCTCATGGCTTTCGCCACCAATTTTGCCTTCCTCCTGTTCGGCCGGATTGTGGCGGGAATCGGTACTGGGTATGCCTTCATGATCGCCCCTGTCTACACTGCCGAAGTCGCCCCTGCTTCGGCTCGTGGCTTCCTCACCTCCTTCCcagag GTATTCATCAACAGCGGTGTGTTACTCGCGTACATATCGAACTACGGCTTCTCAAAGCTCCCATCGCACCTGGGCTGGCGATTCATGCTTGGGCTGGGGGCCATCCCTTCAGTCGTCCTGGCAGTTGGCGTCCTGGCCATGCCTGAATCTCCCCGTTGGCTAGTCATGCAGGGCCGCTTGGGTGAGGCCCGGAAGGTACTCTACAGGACTTCAGACTCGAACCAGGAGGCCAAGGAAAGGCTCGCCGACATCAAGGAAGCTGCGGGAATACCCCCTGAACGTAATGATGACGTGGTGCAGGTAGTGAAGAAGCGGAGCAGCGGTTCGGGCGTGTGGAGGGAGCTGCTCCACCCGACTCCGGCTGTTCGCCACATTTTGATCTCGGCTGTTGGCATCCAGTTCTTCCAGCAGGCATCAGGGATAGACACAATAGTCCTATATAGCCCACGTATCTTTGACAAGGCCGGGCTCAAATCAAAGGACAAGAAGCTGCTCGCCACAGTGGCAGTCGGATTCTCCAAGACCGTCTGCATCTTGATTTCGACCTTCTATCTCGACCGGATCGGGCGGCGCCCAATTCTCCTAGCAAGCGTGGGTGGCATGGTCTTATCATTGGTGGCCCTCGCGAGTGTGCTGGAGGTGGTGAACCAGCACCCAGATGGGCAGATGACGTGGGCCCTCGTCATGTGCATCGCCATTGTGCTGTGCTTCGTCGGGTCGTTCTCGATGGGGCTGGGCCCCATCGCCTGGGTCTACAGCTCAGAGATATTCCCGCTAAGGCTTCGAGCCCAGGGCGCAGCCATCGGCGTGGTGGTGAACCGGTTCACGAGCGACATCAACTCTATGACATTCATCACTCTTTACAAGGCCATCACCATGAGCAGTGCCTTCTACCTCTTCGCATCAGTAGCAGCCGCCTCCTGGGTGTTCTTCTACCTGCTGCTGCCCGAGACGCGTGGGCGGACCCTCGAAGATATGGAAGTCCTGTTCGGGAGCTACCACCGGTGGAGGTCCGTAGCCAAGAAACTCGAGAACAAGCGGAGCGAGGCTCCCAATGCCAATGTCCCCTGCAGTAACAACAACATTAGCACAGCGGGGCCACCGGAGAAGGGACAGGAGACTGCCTAA